From Chloroflexota bacterium, the proteins below share one genomic window:
- the coaD gene encoding pantetheine-phosphate adenylyltransferase, with translation MRALFAATFDPATNGHLDLIARSAAFHAEVVAGVYEQPVSRTLFSTEERVALVREATAHLPNVSVRDYRGLTVDFARDIGASVLVRGLRAVSDFEYEFALSAMNRRLAPELDTVFFLSAPEHAYVSSSLVREIGALGRSVAPFVPANVATAVAAKYGDASPRR, from the coding sequence ATGCGGGCGCTTTTTGCTGCCACATTCGACCCGGCGACTAACGGGCACTTGGACCTGATCGCGCGCAGCGCGGCATTTCACGCCGAAGTCGTGGCCGGGGTATACGAACAGCCGGTATCGCGCACGCTCTTTTCCACTGAGGAACGCGTCGCGCTGGTGCGGGAGGCAACCGCACACTTGCCCAACGTCTCCGTGCGCGACTATCGGGGACTCACGGTAGACTTTGCGCGGGACATTGGAGCGAGCGTATTGGTGCGCGGTCTGCGAGCAGTGTCTGACTTTGAGTATGAATTTGCGCTGTCGGCCATGAATCGCCGTCTCGCGCCGGAGTTGGATACGGTGTTCTTTCTCTCAGCGCCCGAGCATGCCTACGTCAGTTCGTCGTTGGTGCGGGAGATCGGTGCCCTTGGCCGAAGCGTGGCGCCGTTTGTGCCAGCAAACGTTGCCACGGCCGTGGCCGCGAAGTACGGCGATGCGTCGCCGAGGAGGTAG
- the rsmD gene encoding 16S rRNA (guanine(966)-N(2))-methyltransferase RsmD, with product MAGELRGRGIQVAPGTRPTIDRLRAAIFDSLGAPPPARVLDCYAGSGAFGIEALSRGAERVHFIERDARACGVIRANLRRLGLEHAGSVERADVLRADLAAGGPYGLVLADPPYADDPWVSLMDRLARPGVLAAGGLIVAEFSARRAAPDSPPTWQVWKTRRHGDGAFAIYCHLGNGKSDDERTSL from the coding sequence GTGGCAGGCGAGCTGCGCGGGCGCGGCATCCAGGTCGCGCCGGGCACGCGACCGACGATCGATCGCCTGCGGGCCGCCATCTTCGATTCCTTGGGCGCTCCACCGCCGGCGCGGGTGCTGGATTGCTACGCGGGCTCCGGCGCGTTTGGGATCGAGGCGCTCAGCCGCGGCGCCGAGCGCGTGCACTTCATTGAACGAGACGCCCGGGCGTGCGGGGTGATTCGCGCCAATCTGCGCCGGCTCGGGCTGGAACACGCCGGCAGCGTTGAGCGCGCCGATGTGCTCCGCGCCGATCTGGCGGCAGGGGGGCCCTACGGGTTGGTCCTGGCGGACCCGCCCTACGCCGATGATCCATGGGTGTCGCTGATGGACCGGCTGGCTCGGCCGGGCGTCCTTGCCGCCGGTGGCTTGATTGTTGCTGAATTCAGCGCGCGGCGCGCCGCTCCCGACTCCCCGCCAACATGGCAGGTGTGGAAGACCCGGCGTCATGGTGATGGGGCTTTTGCCATCTACTGCCACTTGGGGAACGGGAAGTCCGATGACGAGCGAACGTCGCTATAA
- a CDS encoding DUF177 domain-containing protein, whose protein sequence is MNDFVFNVAAFVREPPGTSRRHDVLAPPEALNVAELATSVAGRVRLVRLSGAIHASGEFEASVEQPCARCLEPARQTLRFEADGEFLIDPDGAATEEAGLEAVWPLDDQHNLDLTPFLAEGLIAALPLMPVCRPECPGLESSEEPAEAAIDPRWSRLAELRATMFPEMPGTKG, encoded by the coding sequence GTGAACGACTTCGTCTTCAACGTCGCGGCATTCGTGCGTGAGCCGCCCGGCACCAGCCGGCGGCACGACGTCCTTGCGCCGCCCGAGGCGCTCAACGTCGCCGAATTGGCCACCTCGGTGGCTGGCCGCGTGCGCCTGGTGCGCTTGAGCGGCGCCATCCACGCATCCGGCGAGTTCGAAGCGTCCGTCGAGCAACCGTGCGCGCGATGCCTGGAGCCCGCCCGCCAGACCTTGCGCTTCGAGGCCGATGGCGAATTCTTGATCGACCCGGACGGGGCTGCGACCGAGGAAGCGGGTCTCGAGGCGGTGTGGCCGCTCGACGATCAGCACAACCTCGATCTCACGCCGTTCCTGGCCGAGGGACTGATTGCCGCACTGCCGCTCATGCCGGTGTGCCGGCCCGAATGTCCCGGATTGGAAAGCTCCGAAGAGCCCGCCGAAGCGGCCATCGATCCGCGCTGGAGCCGGCTGGCCGAGCTTCGGGCCACAATGTTTCCTGAAATGCCGGGAACTAAGGGATAA
- the recG gene encoding ATP-dependent DNA helicase RecG: MSGAGAPTTQAMVERIAEILRAEQRTGYRDSAVGDGLSRWLERDLGDLPPDIAAALRRLSKYSSLKPATRQHLIETVLPLLTTDHKPEPTGSLDDQITELWGIGATAAKRLRSLGISTVGDLLRHAPHRYIDHSAMVSISDVNAGEDVTLVGSIVDVASRRARTRRLSITEAVLHDDTGQITAVWFNQPYLANTLAGRPNVALAGRVEYGRNGLQLTSPEYELDAAERLHAGRLVPVYPLTAGVTQRQLRRWVSAAVDSHAHLLDDPLPDALRKRRELPGVADAVVMMHRPDSAASAESAMARLAFDELLVYQLAILTHRGRWRDSQPGRPIEFDRDAMADFGARLPFTLTDDQRRALVDVLNDLRRDTPMSRLVQGDVGSGKTAVAAGALFAVCRAGWQGAMMAPTEVLAEQHAQTLADLLGPLGVRVERISGGIPAAAKRRLWREVAAGEIGVVVGTQALIQQSARFARLNLAVVDEQHRFGVQQRGEIRAKGYNPHLLAMTATPIPRTLALTFYGDLDVTSIREMPGGRKPVRTAWVPKSRRADAYAFLRQQVEADGQAFVICPLIQESESLQVRSAKDEFERLTTQVYPDLAHAIGLLHGRLSAKAKDAVMRAFRDGEVKILVGTAVVEVGIDVPQATVIMIEGAERFGLSQLHQLRGRVGRGGQQSHCLLLSDTTDATENARLRILQNVHDGFELAERDLELRGPGDILGTRQHGLTSFQFASVSDMEMIWRTREDAEGIIQADPELERPEHARLAAAVQSMLQESEWS; this comes from the coding sequence GTGAGTGGCGCCGGCGCGCCGACCACGCAGGCCATGGTCGAGCGGATTGCGGAAATCCTGCGCGCGGAGCAGCGCACCGGATACCGCGACTCCGCCGTCGGCGACGGGCTTTCGCGCTGGCTCGAGCGCGACCTCGGCGACCTGCCGCCGGACATCGCCGCCGCGCTGCGACGCCTCTCCAAGTACTCATCGCTGAAGCCGGCAACGCGGCAGCATCTGATCGAGACCGTGCTGCCGCTGCTGACTACCGATCACAAACCCGAACCAACGGGCAGCCTGGACGATCAGATCACCGAGCTGTGGGGCATCGGGGCCACGGCGGCCAAGCGACTGCGCAGCCTGGGGATTTCAACGGTCGGCGATTTGCTGCGACATGCCCCGCATCGCTACATCGACCACAGCGCGATGGTTTCCATTTCCGACGTCAACGCCGGGGAAGACGTGACGCTGGTCGGGTCGATCGTGGACGTTGCCTCGCGACGCGCGCGGACCCGTCGTCTGAGCATCACCGAGGCGGTCTTGCACGACGACACCGGCCAGATCACCGCCGTCTGGTTCAACCAACCGTATCTCGCGAACACGCTGGCCGGGCGGCCCAACGTGGCGCTTGCGGGGCGCGTGGAGTACGGCCGGAACGGGCTGCAGCTGACGAGTCCGGAGTATGAGCTGGACGCGGCGGAGCGGCTCCACGCCGGCCGCTTGGTCCCGGTCTACCCCTTGACCGCGGGCGTCACGCAGCGCCAGTTGCGGCGGTGGGTGTCCGCGGCCGTGGATTCGCACGCCCACCTCTTGGATGACCCGCTGCCGGACGCGCTGCGAAAGCGCCGCGAGTTGCCCGGCGTGGCGGACGCGGTGGTGATGATGCACCGCCCGGACTCGGCGGCCAGCGCCGAATCCGCGATGGCGCGCCTCGCGTTTGACGAGCTGCTGGTCTACCAGCTCGCGATCCTCACCCACCGTGGGCGCTGGCGTGACTCTCAGCCCGGCCGACCGATTGAATTCGACCGCGACGCGATGGCGGACTTCGGCGCCAGGCTGCCGTTCACGCTCACCGACGATCAGCGCCGGGCGCTGGTTGACGTTCTCAATGATCTGCGCCGCGACACACCAATGAGTCGGCTCGTGCAGGGCGACGTGGGCTCGGGCAAGACCGCCGTGGCCGCCGGCGCGCTGTTCGCGGTATGCCGTGCCGGCTGGCAGGGCGCCATGATGGCGCCAACCGAGGTGCTGGCCGAGCAGCACGCACAAACCCTTGCCGACCTGCTCGGGCCGCTGGGCGTGCGCGTTGAGCGCATCAGCGGCGGCATTCCCGCCGCGGCCAAGCGGCGGCTCTGGCGCGAGGTCGCTGCGGGCGAAATCGGCGTGGTCGTAGGCACGCAGGCGCTCATCCAGCAGAGCGCACGATTCGCTCGCCTGAACCTCGCCGTCGTGGACGAGCAGCATCGCTTTGGCGTGCAGCAGCGCGGGGAGATCCGGGCCAAGGGCTACAACCCGCATCTGCTGGCGATGACCGCCACCCCGATTCCGCGCACCCTGGCGCTGACCTTCTACGGAGACCTGGACGTCACGTCGATACGCGAGATGCCCGGTGGGCGGAAGCCGGTGCGTACGGCCTGGGTGCCGAAGTCGCGCCGAGCCGACGCCTACGCCTTCCTGCGTCAGCAGGTCGAAGCCGATGGGCAGGCATTCGTGATCTGTCCGCTGATCCAGGAGTCGGAATCGCTCCAGGTTCGATCCGCCAAGGACGAGTTCGAGCGTCTCACGACGCAGGTCTACCCCGATCTGGCGCACGCCATCGGACTCTTGCACGGGCGCCTGAGCGCCAAGGCCAAGGACGCGGTGATGCGAGCCTTTCGGGACGGCGAAGTGAAGATCCTCGTCGGCACGGCGGTTGTGGAAGTCGGCATCGACGTGCCGCAGGCCACCGTGATCATGATCGAGGGCGCCGAGCGCTTTGGACTGTCGCAGCTGCACCAGTTGCGCGGGCGCGTCGGGCGCGGCGGACAGCAGAGCCATTGCCTGCTGCTGAGCGACACCACGGACGCCACGGAGAACGCCCGACTGCGCATCCTCCAGAACGTTCACGATGGCTTTGAGCTCGCGGAGCGCGACCTCGAGCTGCGCGGCCCCGGCGATATCTTGGGCACGCGTCAGCACGGGTTGACGAGCTTTCAGTTTGCGAGCGTGAGTGACATGGAGATGATCTGGCGGACCCGTGAAGACGCCGAAGGCATCATCCAGGCCGACCCGGAGCTTGAGCGCCCGGAGCACGCCCGGCTCGCGGCCGCCGTTCAGTCCATGCTCCAGGAGAGCGAATGGAGCTAG